The sequence GTTCCCGTCCACCGCGGCGGCCGCGGGCGTTCCGGCGTTCTCCACCGAGGACGCCGTCACGGCTTTTCCTTGCGAGATCAGGGGGTCGGCGGCGTTCGCGGCGGGGGCGGCGAGCCCGAGCGCGGCGACCGCGAGAGCGGCGGCCACGGTCGCGAGGCGGCTGGTGGGTCCGCGACGGCGGGGCCGCGGCGGGGCGTTCGTGGGCATGGTTCCTCCCTGGCCGGGAAAGGTCGGACGCGCCGCCGGTCAGGGGGCGACGTCGTCCGGCTCGCCCCTGAGCGCCGGGCGGATGCCCACGGGGGCCGGCGGGGACGATCGGTAGAAAGGTTCATACCACCGGCACCGCCCTGTCAAGACTTGACAGTCCGGCGCCGCGGAGCGATCCTCGGAACCGGTTCCACCACCGGACGAAGACGCACCGCCGCCGGGGGTGTTCGATGGCGGTGTGCGGAAATCGGAAGAAGCTGCGGCCACCCTGCCGGACGTGCTCGCCGAGGGGCTGCGGGTGGTGTTCGCCGGCATCAACCCCGGCCTCTCGTCGGCGGCCGCCGGGCACAGCTTCCACACCCCAGGCAACCGGTTCTGGCCCGCGCTGCACCGATCCGGCTTCACGCCGCGGCAGCTGCGCGCGGAGGAAGAACGGCTGCTGCTCGGGTGGGGGCTGGGCATCACGAGCATCGTGCGCCGCCCGACCGTCCGCGCCGCGCAGCTGTCGCGCGACGAACTCGTCGACGGCGGCCGGGACCTGGCCGAGCGGATCCGGGCGATCGGGCCGGAGTGGCTGGCGGTGCTGGGCGTGACCGGCTACCGGACGGCGTTCGGCGCCCCGGGCGCCCGGCTCGGCCCGCAGACCGGCACGATCGGCGGCGCGCGGGTGTGGATCGTGCCCAACCCCAGCGGCCTCAACGCGCACTTCCCGCCTGCGGCATTGGCGGTCGAGTTCGCCAAGCTGCGCGTGGCCGCCGGGATACCCGACCGTTCCGGCGTCCTCGGCGGGTGAAGTCCCGACTCAAGCCAGCGGGAACCGCTTACCCAGCCACTCGGCGATCTCCGCGGCCGCGAGCTCGTTCCCGGTGGGCTCCCCTTCGGCGATCGCCGCCCCGAAGTGGAGGCCGCGCACCTTGGCCGTGGTCAGGTCCGCCGCGCCGAGGGCCTCGATCATGCGGCGCGCGTCCGCGGGGAACGCGGCCTGGTCGCCGGTCAGTTCCAGGTACAGCGTCGGGACTTCGACGCCCGGCGCGCAGCGGACGAAGTCGGCGTACGAACTCAAGCCGGACCAAGTCGACAGCCACGCTTCGGGCGTGCTCAGGCGGCCGAAGCCGACCAGTCCGTAGTCGATCAGGTCGGGGCGCTTGCCGAACAGGGAGCCGTACGGCCGTGCGCTGGGGTCGAGGGTGAGGTCGACCGTGCGCGGATCGGCGTCCGTGCGGAACACCGTCAGGATCCGGGGTGCCAGTGCGCGCCGCCGATCGGCGGCCCGGCCGCCGGACTTGAACGCCGCGCGTGCTTCGGCCGCACGCGCGAGGTGGGCGCGGGCGATCGCGTCGATGCGGGCCACCCGGTCGCGCTGCGCCGCGCGGTAGCGCTCCAGGAACTCCGGCGGGTAGCGGGAAGTCCCCGGTGGCTCGGCGAACCCGTTGGCCGGGCTGAAGGGGTCGAGCTCGGGCACCACCGACAGCGGGTCAGCCTCGTCGGCCACCGAAGGGTCGATGCACGCCAGCAGCAGCTTGCCCTGACCGGGGTGCGGCGCGAGGAAGACGGCGCCGTCCGGCACCGGCATCTCCGCCTCCGCCAGCCCGGTCGGCCGCCCGCCCGGCGTGGTCCTCACGCGGTCCGCCGAGGACGCCTGCTCGCAGTAGTACGCGAACAGCGTGCCACCGCCGGAGTGGCCGAGCACCACCACCGCGTCGAAACCCCGCTCCCGCAGGAAGACCTGCCCGACGGCGACGTCCAGCAGCGCCTGCTCGTGGACCAGGTTCAAGTCGTTGTTGACCGAGCGGGCGTGCTGGGTCCAGACCGCCACGCCGGCCCGCAGCAGCAAGGGAACCAGCGGGTGGTGCGTCAGGTCCTGGCGCGGGTGCATCAGGCACACGACCGTGGTCGCACCGGGCACAGTGGACAGAACCCCGCGCACGGTCGCGCCGTCCGCGGTGGTCAGCTCGTGCACGGTCGAGGCCGGCCGATCACCGGCGGCGAGGTAGCGGCCGGCACCCAGGCGCTCGCTCACACCGGCTCCACGCGAAGGGCGTTCTTGTCGTGCTGGGTGATCCGGCTGTCGCGGGCGACCCCGGCAACGCACGAGTACCAGACGGCGTGCCGGCAGCTCGTGGCCCGCCGGTCCACCTCGATCGCGCCGGCCGCGCTGATCTCGAAGTACGGCCCGATCCGCCCGACGCGCACCGCGGGGTCTTCGGCGGCGATCTTGGCCACGGCGGTGTTTTCGGGGACGTCGAGGACGTAGAGCGCGGTCATCGCGCGGGAACCCAGTCGGCCGCGCGCTCGACGATCAGCTCCGCCTTGCGCGCCAGCAGCTTCCCGAACGACGGCTCCGGCTCGCCGACGACGTCGAGCAGCGCGTCGATGGTGAGGTTCGCGTCCAGGTCCTCCTGCGGCGTGACCGGGCGCATGGCGCGCGTGATCTCGAACATGTAGCCGTTCGGGTCGTGCGTGTAGATCGACTCGATGGTCTCGTGCTGGATCTGCATTTCGACCGGCCAGTCGCTGGCGTCGAGCCGGCGCCGGTACTCCAGCAGGTCTTCCTCGTTCTCGACGTGGATCGCGAGGTGCCGCGACCGCACGAAGTACTCCGGGACGTCCGCGCCGAACCGCGCGTAGACGTCGCCCTTGGCGGCCGGGGTTCCGCCGATCGCCGGGGTGGTGCCGAAGTAGTAGAAGAACGCGATCCGGTCTCCGTTGCCGATGTCGAAGAAGAAGTGGATGAAGTCGGGGTGGTCCTCCGGGCCCCAGCCCGCCGCGCAGATCGAGTGGACGACGGGGAAACCCAGCACGTCCCGGTAGAAGCGCACGGTGCCGGCGGGGTCGAAGGTGGGGAACGCGACGTGGTCGACGCCCCGCACCCGGTGGTCCAGCTCGGTCATGACATACCTCCCGCGTAGTTCTCGTGGGGTTCACGCTACGCGGAAGTCAACGAGTGCGTCAATATTCTGACGCCTGTGCTGAACGCCTCAGATGTCGAGGATGCGCTCGAGGTGGTCCAGGTCCTGACGCAGCATCTTCAACGCTGCCGCCGGCCCTTCCCCGTCCAGAACGTGCTGGTCAGCCCGCTGCAACGCACCCACCGCCATGTCGGCCAGCTGCTCGACGACCGACTCCGCCGAATCCCGCCCGCCCGGGGTGAACCACCACGCCACCCAGTTGCACATGCCCAGCACGCCGAGCGCGGCGACGCGGCCGTCGACCGGGCGGAAGCGGCCCGCTCGCACGCCGTCCTCGATGACGGCCGCGATGGTCTTCAGGACCGCGCGGCGGCCCTCGTCGTAGGCCTCGGTCAGCTCCGCGGGCAGCTCGGCCTCCGAGCGGATGAGCAGCCGGAAGCGCTCCGGCTGGCGGGCGCGGCGGCCGACGATGATCTCCACGATGCCGCGCAGCTTGGCCACCGGGTCGAGGTCGCGCGCCACCAGCTCGGTGAGCTCTTCCAGGGGCCCGTTGGTGACCTCGGTGACGAGCTTCGCCAGGAGCTCTTCCTTGCTCTTGACGTAGTAGTAGAGCGCGGGCCGCGTGATGCCCATGGCATCGGCGATGTCCTGCAGGCTGGTGCCGGCGAACCCGCGCTCGGCGAACAGCCGGGTGGCGTGCTCGTAGAGCTCGTTCTCCACCAGCTCCCGCCGGGACGTGGTCGCCTTTTCGCGGGACCCGCCCCGCGGTGTGCTGCCGCTCATCCCTGAGATGGTAGAGGTCCCGCCAGCAGCCGCCCGGCTCCCGGCAGGCGCGGCGCCAGGTTCAGCCGCCGCAGCAGCGCGTACGCCCCGGCCGTGGCCGCCGACAGCACGGGCAGCCCGAACTCCTCCTCCGCCGGCTCGACCAGGTCCAGCGACGGCATCTGCACGCACGCGGAGATGACCAGCGCGTCGGCGTCCGCCAGGTCCAGGCCGCGGGCGGCGGCCAGCACGCGGTCGCCGGGGATGCAGCCGACCTCGGCGTTGTCCCCGACCTCCAGGGCCGCCCAGTCGACGACGTCGAAGCCCTCCGCGCGCAGGTAGCCGACCACTTCCTCGGCCAGCGGCCGCAAGTACGGCGTCACGAGGGCGATCCGGCGGGCGCCGAGCGCGCGCAGGCCCTCGACGAGGGCGCCGGCGCTGGACAGCACGGCCGGGTGCGCGCCGCGCGCCGACAGCTGCCCCTCGACGAACTTCTCGGTGCGCTCGTGCTCGCCCGGGCCCTGCGCCATGACCGCGACGAGGCAGGCGTAGAGGAGAGCGTCGACGCCCGCGTCGGCCAGCTCGTCGACGCACCGCTCGCGTTGCGCGTTCATCGCGCGCAGCTCCTCCGGCGACACCCGGTGCATGCGCATCCGGCTGCTGTGGAAGGAAAACTCCTCGGGATGCCGCGCGAGCAGCGCCGGGACCTCCGTCTCCACGGTGACGTTCGAGCTGGGGACGACGAGCCCGATCCGGTGCGGGGTCACGGGTTTCCTCCTTGTTCGGTGGCGAGCTTCGCGGCGATCTCCGCCTGCAAGCGCTTCTTGTCGAGCTTCCCGACGACGGTCCGCGGGAGCTCGGGGACGACTTCGACGCGTTCGGGCCACTTGAACTTCGCGACGCCGTGCTCGGCGAAGTGGCGCTGGACGTCGGGCAGGCCGAGGGGCCCGCCGGTGACGAACGCGCACGTCCGCTCGCCGAGGCGCGGGTCCGGCATGGCCACGACGGCGGCCGCGGTGACGCTGGGGTGGCGCAGCAAGAGCAGTTCGATCTCTTCGGCGTTGATCTTCTCGCCGCCGCGGTTGATGACGTCCTTGAGCCGGCCTTCGATGGCCACGTACCGGACGCCGTCGATGACCTGCACCGAAGCGAGGTCGCCGGTGCGGTAGAAGCCGTCGGCGGTGAACGCGCGCGCGTTGTGCTCGGCGGCGTCGAAGTAGCCGCGCAGGGTGTACGGGCCGCGGCAGCACAGTTCGCCGACCTCGCCGTCCGGGACCTCTTCTCCGGCACCGGGTTCGAGCACGCGGACTTCGTCCACTTCGGACAGCGGGGTGCCGACGGTGGTGGCGCGCGCGAGCCGCGGGGCGCCGGGCCGGGTGGTGAGGAACAGGCCCTCCCCCATGCCGAACAGCTGCCCCGACCACAGCCCGCGGCGCTCGAGGTCGTCGAACAACGCGGGCGGCACCTTCGTGCCGGACAGCACGACCTGCGTCAGCGAGGCCGCCGCCGCGGCGAACGCGGGGTGGCCGACGGCGCCGAAATGGCCGTGGCCCAGCAGGACGTGCGTGGCTTTCTCGCGGGCGAGCAGCGGCAGGGAGCGGTCGAGGTCGGCGGTGCCGAGGACCAGGCACGCGCCGACGCTGTGCGCGCCGTGCAGGGCGCAGACGATCCCGGCGTTGTGCACGATCGGGATGAGGTGCGCGACCCGCGTTTCCGGCGTCCAGCCCCAGGACTCGGCGTAGGCGAGGGCGTTGTACCAGTACTCGGCGTGCAGCCGCGGGATCACCTTCGGCACGCCGGTGGTGCCGCCGGAGAGCTGGAAGACCGCGACGTCGTCCGGGCCGATCCCGGCCTGGATGTCCTCGACCGTCTTGCGCGCGGTGCCCAGGTCGAGGTCCCGCCCGAGGTGCTCGACGGAGACCCCGCGCGGGTCGTCGCCGAGCACGAGGACGTGCCGCAGCGTCGGGTGGTCGCGGCCTTGCTCGGCGGCGAAGCCGACGAGGTCGAACCCGCCCGTCTCCACCAGGTGGGCCACGGCGCCGACGCGGCGGCTGACCTCGCCGATCTCATGCGCGCGGTGCGCGGCCAGGGTGCACACCGGCACCAGGCCCGCCTTGAGGACGCCGTACCAGGCCAGCACCGTGCCGAGCCGGTTGGTCGTCTGGAAGAGCACGGGGTCGCCCGGCACCAGACCGAGCCCCGCGAGCCCGGCCGCCAGCAGGTCGGTGCGCTCGTCCAGCTCGCGGAAGGTGACCCGGCCGTCGAGCGCGACGACGGCGTCCCGGTCCGGGTGCGCCCGCGCGATCCGATGCAGCTGCCCGGCGATCGTGGCGGTCCCCCACAGGCCGCCGTCCCGGTACGCGTGCACGACGTCGGCCGGGTAGGGAACGACCTTGGCACCCCAGCGGCTCATGCGCCCCCCTCACTGACGCTCGGCGCCACCTGAGCCGGAAGCGCAGTGTCCGATGATTCGCTCACAAGCTCGCTCATGCGGTCTCCTCGATCAGGTCGGTGCGGGCGCTGACGAGACCGGCGGCGAGGTCGTCCCGCAGCGCCGCGGGGCCTTCCACCAGGACGATGCCACCGGCTTCGAGCCGGACGCGCTCGGCGAGGTCCAGGCGGGTGAGCAGGGCGCCGCGATCACCCGGTCCGGTGAACCGGAACCCGGCCGCACCGCGGTCCCGCGCTTCCCGGGCGCGAGCCACCACCGCGTCCCCCTCGAGGTCCCACGGGTCGGCGACGACGTCGCCGATCGTGACGAGGTCTCCTGGCGGCGCCGGTTGCCGGTCGAGCACCCAGTCGACGAACCCGCCCTCGGGCGGCGGCGCCCCGGCGTACTGGGTCAGCGCGGTCGCGACGACGTCCGGGCTGGTCACGGCGAACCGCTCGAGGGGGACGTTCCCGGCACGGGTCATGTAGGCGACCATCAGCCGTTCGACCGGCAGGTGCGTCCGCGCGGGGAACGACTCCCACCACAGCCGGCTCCGCCGGGCCAGCTCCTGCAGCCGTTCGACGGCCGGCCGCCGGTTCGTCTCGAAGGCGGCGAACGCCTCGGCGGTGCCCGGCGCGGACCGCAGGGCTTCGACCAGGCCGATCGCGTCCTCCATGGCCAGTTTCGTGCCCGAGCCGATGGAGAAGTGCGCGGTGTGCGCGGCGTCGCCGAGCAGGACGGTGTTCCCGGCCGCCCACCGGCCACAGTGGACGGTCCGGAACCGCAGCCAGCGGGTGCGGTTGCCGATCAGCCGGTGTCCCCGCAGCGGCCCGGCGAAGGCGTCCTGCAGGTACCGCAGGGAAACCTCGTCGGACGCCGTCTCGTCGACGGCCCGGTCGAACCCGGCCCGACGCCAGGTGGCCTCGTCGGTCTCGATGAGGAAAGTGCTGCGCCCGGCGCCGTACGGGTAGGCGTGCGTGACGAACACACCATGCTCGGTGCGGACCGGTTCGAACAGAGCGTCGTCGAGGGCGAAGTCGGCACCGCACCACAGGTACAGGCCTCGCCCGGTCTCGATCCGGGCGTCGAACGGGCCCTGCTCGCGGGTGGCGCTGCCGACGCCGTCGGCGGCGATGACCAGGTCGGCGTCGAGCTCGGCGGCCGTGCGGCGGGCGCCGAAGTGCAGCGTCACCCCGGCTTTTTCGGCGTGGCGCTGCAGGATCGCGAGCAGCTCGGTCCTCGCGACGCCGACGAGCCGGTCGTTGCGCACGCGGACGACGTCCGCGCCGACCCGCAGGGTCATGTCGTGCCGGCAGCCCGCGGCGACCACGTCGCGCAGGGTGGCGGGGTCGGCCGCGGCGAGCTTGCGCTGGGTGCCCGCGGCCAGCCCGACGCCGAACCCGAAGGTGGTGTCCGGCTCCCCCTGCTCGTGCACGGCGACCTCGCAGGACGGGAACGCGAGCTTGAGCAAGCGCGCGGCGTAGAGCCCGCCAGGTCCTCCGCCCAGCACCGCGACCCGGCGTGGCTGCATCTCCGACCTCCTTGTTTGACATCTACGTCGAGTATTTGACGTCATCGACCAGACGTCGTCAAGAGGGTTGA is a genomic window of Amycolatopsis lexingtonensis containing:
- the mug gene encoding G/U mismatch-specific DNA glycosylase gives rise to the protein MRKSEEAAATLPDVLAEGLRVVFAGINPGLSSAAAGHSFHTPGNRFWPALHRSGFTPRQLRAEEERLLLGWGLGITSIVRRPTVRAAQLSRDELVDGGRDLAERIRAIGPEWLAVLGVTGYRTAFGAPGARLGPQTGTIGGARVWIVPNPSGLNAHFPPAALAVEFAKLRVAAGIPDRSGVLGG
- a CDS encoding alpha/beta hydrolase, yielding MSERLGAGRYLAAGDRPASTVHELTTADGATVRGVLSTVPGATTVVCLMHPRQDLTHHPLVPLLLRAGVAVWTQHARSVNNDLNLVHEQALLDVAVGQVFLRERGFDAVVVLGHSGGGTLFAYYCEQASSADRVRTTPGGRPTGLAEAEMPVPDGAVFLAPHPGQGKLLLACIDPSVADEADPLSVVPELDPFSPANGFAEPPGTSRYPPEFLERYRAAQRDRVARIDAIARAHLARAAEARAAFKSGGRAADRRRALAPRILTVFRTDADPRTVDLTLDPSARPYGSLFGKRPDLIDYGLVGFGRLSTPEAWLSTWSGLSSYADFVRCAPGVEVPTLYLELTGDQAAFPADARRMIEALGAADLTTAKVRGLHFGAAIAEGEPTGNELAAAEIAEWLGKRFPLA
- a CDS encoding VOC family protein, with product MTELDHRVRGVDHVAFPTFDPAGTVRFYRDVLGFPVVHSICAAGWGPEDHPDFIHFFFDIGNGDRIAFFYYFGTTPAIGGTPAAKGDVYARFGADVPEYFVRSRHLAIHVENEEDLLEYRRRLDASDWPVEMQIQHETIESIYTHDPNGYMFEITRAMRPVTPQEDLDANLTIDALLDVVGEPEPSFGKLLARKAELIVERAADWVPAR
- a CDS encoding TetR/AcrR family transcriptional regulator — translated: MSGSTPRGGSREKATTSRRELVENELYEHATRLFAERGFAGTSLQDIADAMGITRPALYYYVKSKEELLAKLVTEVTNGPLEELTELVARDLDPVAKLRGIVEIIVGRRARQPERFRLLIRSEAELPAELTEAYDEGRRAVLKTIAAVIEDGVRAGRFRPVDGRVAALGVLGMCNWVAWWFTPGGRDSAESVVEQLADMAVGALQRADQHVLDGEGPAAALKMLRQDLDHLERILDI
- a CDS encoding maleate cis-trans isomerase; the encoded protein is MTPHRIGLVVPSSNVTVETEVPALLARHPEEFSFHSSRMRMHRVSPEELRAMNAQRERCVDELADAGVDALLYACLVAVMAQGPGEHERTEKFVEGQLSARGAHPAVLSSAGALVEGLRALGARRIALVTPYLRPLAEEVVGYLRAEGFDVVDWAALEVGDNAEVGCIPGDRVLAAARGLDLADADALVISACVQMPSLDLVEPAEEEFGLPVLSAATAGAYALLRRLNLAPRLPGAGRLLAGPLPSQG
- a CDS encoding (2,3-dihydroxybenzoyl)adenylate synthase, producing MSRWGAKVVPYPADVVHAYRDGGLWGTATIAGQLHRIARAHPDRDAVVALDGRVTFRELDERTDLLAAGLAGLGLVPGDPVLFQTTNRLGTVLAWYGVLKAGLVPVCTLAAHRAHEIGEVSRRVGAVAHLVETGGFDLVGFAAEQGRDHPTLRHVLVLGDDPRGVSVEHLGRDLDLGTARKTVEDIQAGIGPDDVAVFQLSGGTTGVPKVIPRLHAEYWYNALAYAESWGWTPETRVAHLIPIVHNAGIVCALHGAHSVGACLVLGTADLDRSLPLLAREKATHVLLGHGHFGAVGHPAFAAAAASLTQVVLSGTKVPPALFDDLERRGLWSGQLFGMGEGLFLTTRPGAPRLARATTVGTPLSEVDEVRVLEPGAGEEVPDGEVGELCCRGPYTLRGYFDAAEHNARAFTADGFYRTGDLASVQVIDGVRYVAIEGRLKDVINRGGEKINAEEIELLLLRHPSVTAAAVVAMPDPRLGERTCAFVTGGPLGLPDVQRHFAEHGVAKFKWPERVEVVPELPRTVVGKLDKKRLQAEIAAKLATEQGGNP
- a CDS encoding FAD-dependent monooxygenase; this translates as MQPRRVAVLGGGPGGLYAARLLKLAFPSCEVAVHEQGEPDTTFGFGVGLAAGTQRKLAAADPATLRDVVAAGCRHDMTLRVGADVVRVRNDRLVGVARTELLAILQRHAEKAGVTLHFGARRTAAELDADLVIAADGVGSATREQGPFDARIETGRGLYLWCGADFALDDALFEPVRTEHGVFVTHAYPYGAGRSTFLIETDEATWRRAGFDRAVDETASDEVSLRYLQDAFAGPLRGHRLIGNRTRWLRFRTVHCGRWAAGNTVLLGDAAHTAHFSIGSGTKLAMEDAIGLVEALRSAPGTAEAFAAFETNRRPAVERLQELARRSRLWWESFPARTHLPVERLMVAYMTRAGNVPLERFAVTSPDVVATALTQYAGAPPPEGGFVDWVLDRQPAPPGDLVTIGDVVADPWDLEGDAVVARAREARDRGAAGFRFTGPGDRGALLTRLDLAERVRLEAGGIVLVEGPAALRDDLAAGLVSARTDLIEETA